The Armatimonadota bacterium genome includes a region encoding these proteins:
- a CDS encoding cyclic nucleotide-binding domain-containing protein, producing the protein MDLLQALRANYLTEGLAEDDVNALLGIAEFVDYEPMQDIVRANDVSYDLFVLVEGAAEVTLATGDPVSRLKPGAIIGEFAFFEGGHRSATVMSHTASKAIHLDGEKLLAYMNARPYAGMTIYRNLGRTLCQRLRSANIQIERLVSSL; encoded by the coding sequence ATGGACCTTCTTCAAGCCCTCAGGGCCAACTACCTGACGGAAGGACTGGCCGAGGACGATGTGAACGCTTTGCTCGGCATCGCGGAGTTCGTGGACTACGAGCCGATGCAGGACATCGTCCGGGCGAACGACGTGTCGTACGACCTGTTCGTCCTGGTGGAAGGAGCGGCCGAGGTCACGTTGGCCACGGGCGACCCTGTGAGCCGGCTGAAGCCCGGCGCCATCATCGGCGAATTCGCGTTCTTCGAGGGCGGCCACAGGTCGGCCACGGTCATGAGCCATACGGCCTCCAAGGCGATCCACCTGGACGGGGAAAAGCTGCTGGCGTATATGAACGCCAGGCCGTACGCCGGGATGACGATCTACAGGAACCTCGGACGGACCCTCTGTCAACGCCTTCGGTCCGCCAACATTCAGATCGAACGGCTCGTCAGTTCCCTTTGA
- a CDS encoding proline dehydrogenase family protein, producing MLFRSLILKASALRPVKALVTRSFLFRPLVRRFIAGETLDDAMSAAEALASTCLNVTLDLLGENVGSVDEARHSTDAYIEVVERIAKSPFREKVNISIKLTMLGLDQGDDVAESNYRRLLAAALPHGIFVRADMEGSDYTERTVAMLERVFPDFPNTGTVLQSYLHRTEADVERLIRLGCRVRIVKGAYLEPERVAFQDKSVVDDKYVDAAKRLMVAGHYPAIATHDQAIVDRLKAFAQSEGIGKERFEWQMLYGIRRDLQDTLRDEGYNVRVYVPYGGSWYPYFTRRLAERPANMLFIAKSLVRK from the coding sequence CCTCCGGCCCGTCAAGGCCTTGGTGACGCGCTCGTTCCTGTTCCGTCCCCTTGTCCGCCGCTTCATCGCCGGCGAAACCCTCGACGACGCGATGTCGGCGGCCGAAGCCCTGGCTTCTACGTGCCTGAACGTGACCCTCGATCTTCTGGGGGAAAACGTCGGATCGGTCGATGAGGCCCGACACTCGACGGACGCGTACATCGAAGTCGTCGAGCGGATCGCGAAAAGCCCCTTCCGTGAGAAGGTCAACATCAGCATCAAGCTGACGATGCTCGGGCTCGACCAAGGCGACGACGTCGCCGAATCGAACTACCGGAGGCTCCTTGCGGCGGCCCTGCCGCACGGCATTTTCGTGCGTGCCGACATGGAGGGCAGCGACTACACGGAACGGACGGTCGCGATGCTCGAACGGGTCTTCCCGGATTTTCCGAACACGGGCACCGTCCTCCAGAGCTACCTTCATCGGACAGAGGCCGACGTCGAACGTCTGATCCGGCTCGGTTGCCGGGTCAGGATCGTCAAGGGCGCCTACCTCGAACCGGAGCGGGTCGCTTTCCAGGACAAGTCGGTCGTCGACGACAAGTACGTGGACGCGGCGAAGCGACTGATGGTCGCCGGGCACTACCCGGCCATCGCGACCCACGATCAAGCGATCGTCGACCGGCTCAAGGCGTTCGCCCAGAGCGAAGGGATCGGCAAGGAGCGCTTCGAATGGCAGATGCTGTACGGCATCCGCCGCGACCTGCAGGACACTCTTCGGGACGAAGGTTACAACGTCCGCGTCTATGTCCCGTACGGGGGCTCTTGGTACCCCTATTTCACGCGACGCCTCGCAGAGCGTCCCGCGAACATGCTGTTCATCGCCAAGAGCCTCGTCCGGAAGTGA